A single Stigmatella aurantiaca DNA region contains:
- a CDS encoding MaoC family dehydratase, with amino-acid sequence MAREIRAGDTFTHVRECDRYRPIYYAGASGDYNPIHTDPEAGKAAGLGGVVLQGLCTLGWAVEAVAVFAGDPGKIRRVRVRFSRPVAPEDTLTFQGKVTAVTDGRFTAEVSATNQRGEAVLKGAVIEAVL; translated from the coding sequence ATGGCACGCGAAATCCGAGCTGGAGACACCTTCACCCACGTCCGCGAGTGCGACCGGTACCGGCCGATCTACTACGCGGGTGCTTCCGGGGACTACAACCCCATCCACACCGATCCCGAGGCCGGCAAGGCCGCGGGCCTGGGCGGCGTCGTCCTCCAGGGGCTGTGCACGCTGGGCTGGGCGGTGGAGGCGGTGGCCGTCTTCGCCGGGGACCCGGGGAAGATCCGCCGCGTCCGCGTGCGCTTCTCCCGGCCCGTGGCGCCCGAGGACACCCTCACCTTCCAGGGAAAAGTCACCGCCGTCACGGACGGGCGGTTCACCGCGGAAGTCTCCGCGACCAACCAGCGGGGCGAGGCGGTGCTCAAGGGCGCCGTCATCGAGGCGGTGCTCTGA
- a CDS encoding FAS1-like dehydratase domain-containing protein: MALDKRHIGKTYGPFTYTLGVEKMREFALAVGGGQPGIGFSPVPAHISPLLLDEQAAKAGPHGSIIAFPSFAVVFAIRPFSAAIADPELQVNMLRLVHGEQELEFLEVMRPGDVLTTTGRIEDIYEKLGKDFLVVTTESLNAAGQPVVRGTWTAIIRH; encoded by the coding sequence ATGGCCCTCGACAAGCGCCACATCGGAAAGACCTACGGCCCGTTCACCTACACGCTCGGCGTGGAGAAGATGCGCGAGTTCGCGCTCGCGGTGGGCGGCGGCCAGCCCGGCATCGGCTTCAGCCCGGTGCCCGCCCACATCAGCCCGCTGCTGCTGGATGAGCAGGCGGCGAAGGCGGGCCCCCACGGCAGCATCATCGCCTTCCCCTCCTTCGCGGTCGTCTTCGCCATCCGGCCCTTCAGCGCCGCCATCGCGGACCCGGAGCTCCAGGTGAACATGCTGCGGCTGGTGCACGGGGAGCAGGAGCTGGAGTTCCTGGAGGTGATGCGGCCCGGCGACGTGTTGACCACCACCGGACGCATCGAGGACATCTACGAGAAGCTGGGCAAGGACTTCCTCGTCGTCACCACCGAGTCCCTCAACGCGGCCGGACAGCCCGTGGTGCGGGGCACCTGGACGGCGATCATCCGTCACTAG
- a CDS encoding J domain-containing protein: MPELVDLPPELQKEIIEFERKQEGQDYFTQLGLRPGAPADEVKQAFLELSKRYHPDRFGGKNLGTFRARIERIFRRVSEAHTVLTHPERRAAYLREHPQLSGAAPVSPARPPSPAPTPAPPAAAPSPLDEARRAERQSRLSRHPYLAHTHRVTDLLTRGKAALERGDFEQATKDLNQALAVDAKNREASTLLGEVRRRNDAQRGQREFEQGLELEKQGNLSSALEFYRKACGLDSQHAEAAFRAARASRTLGVDWNEQRVHAQRAVDLAPDRIPQRLLLAQVLMDGKAGNIAKRHLEEVLKLDPKNAEASALLRKARWPF; the protein is encoded by the coding sequence ATGCCTGAGTTGGTGGACCTTCCGCCCGAGCTTCAGAAAGAGATCATCGAGTTCGAGCGGAAGCAGGAAGGACAGGACTACTTCACCCAGTTGGGGCTGCGCCCTGGGGCGCCGGCCGATGAGGTGAAGCAGGCCTTCCTCGAACTCTCGAAGCGCTACCATCCGGACCGCTTTGGCGGAAAGAACCTGGGCACCTTCCGGGCACGCATCGAGCGCATCTTCCGGCGTGTGTCCGAGGCCCACACCGTCCTCACCCATCCCGAGCGCCGTGCGGCCTACCTCCGGGAGCACCCGCAGTTGTCCGGGGCTGCCCCGGTCTCCCCCGCGCGTCCGCCCTCTCCGGCGCCCACCCCGGCCCCTCCTGCGGCGGCTCCGTCACCTCTGGATGAGGCGCGGCGGGCCGAGCGCCAGTCCCGGCTCTCCCGCCACCCGTACCTGGCGCATACCCACCGGGTCACCGATCTGCTGACGCGGGGCAAGGCGGCCCTGGAGCGGGGGGACTTCGAGCAGGCCACCAAGGACCTGAACCAGGCCCTGGCGGTGGACGCGAAGAACCGCGAGGCGTCCACGCTCCTGGGCGAGGTCCGCCGGCGGAATGACGCACAGCGGGGACAGCGGGAGTTCGAGCAGGGGCTGGAGCTAGAGAAGCAGGGAAATCTCTCCTCGGCCCTGGAGTTCTACCGGAAGGCCTGTGGTCTGGATTCCCAGCATGCGGAGGCCGCCTTCCGGGCCGCCCGGGCCTCCCGGACGCTCGGGGTGGACTGGAACGAGCAGCGCGTCCACGCGCAGCGGGCGGTGGACCTGGCACCGGACCGGATCCCCCAACGGTTGCTGCTGGCCCAGGTCCTGATGGACGGGAAGGCCGGGAACATCGCCAAGCGCCACCTGGAGGAGGTGCTGAAGCTGGACCCGAAGAACGCCGAGGCCAGCGCCCTGCTGCGCAAGGCGCGCTGGCCGTTCTGA
- a CDS encoding alpha/beta hydrolase-fold protein, whose amino-acid sequence MGPLLRHRLPLLLAFTLGVLAGCDSESDVLFEVTVPPETPADAVLRLQGADPGLGGSSGQGLELVSQGGRVFSLKTRLPKDEALTYRVWMSAPAEQVALDASGQPVPGQTVTLTKKSQTVGVSVERWGPPSGITQPQTVFVVEVPEDTPQDSTLYLPGNQPELGNWDPGAVALYKAVDGRHALSLSFAPGRKLEFKLTRGTWETVERDAQNNDINNRTLTTGTGFERVSITVEGWAKPRPPIPPVLTGDIRYLEVTPSNATLKPRKVIVWLPPDYKDTPTRRYPVLYMHDGQNLMDASTGFNGEWGVDETAQQLVTEGQVEPLIIVGIYNTVDRIAEYTQVPAAPQHAEDYPDAGRADLYGQFLVEELKPLIDSTYRTRPEGQYTGLAGSSLGGLVSMYLGMKHPGTFTRLGVISPSVWWANQNIITQVNALPGKLPLRIWEDIGTDEGDSSQDTTETVEDAQALRDALVAKGWGVDTDLKYTVVEGGQHNEAAWADRFDHILRFLYPQPPLVP is encoded by the coding sequence ATGGGACCTCTCTTGCGCCATCGGTTGCCGTTGCTCCTGGCCTTCACCCTGGGGGTGCTGGCGGGCTGTGATTCCGAGTCGGACGTTCTGTTCGAGGTGACGGTGCCCCCGGAGACGCCCGCGGATGCCGTCCTGCGGCTCCAGGGGGCGGACCCGGGCCTCGGTGGGTCCTCGGGACAGGGGCTGGAGCTCGTCTCCCAGGGTGGCCGGGTGTTCTCGCTCAAGACGCGCCTGCCCAAGGATGAGGCGCTCACCTACCGCGTGTGGATGAGTGCCCCCGCCGAGCAGGTGGCGCTCGATGCCTCGGGCCAGCCGGTGCCCGGGCAGACCGTCACGCTGACGAAGAAATCACAGACCGTGGGCGTGTCCGTGGAGCGCTGGGGGCCGCCCTCCGGCATCACCCAGCCCCAGACGGTGTTCGTGGTCGAGGTACCCGAGGACACCCCGCAGGACAGCACTCTCTACCTGCCGGGCAATCAGCCAGAGCTGGGCAATTGGGATCCCGGCGCCGTGGCGCTCTACAAGGCGGTGGATGGCCGCCATGCCCTCTCGCTGTCCTTCGCCCCGGGACGGAAGCTCGAGTTCAAGTTGACGCGTGGCACGTGGGAGACGGTGGAGCGGGATGCCCAGAACAACGACATCAACAACCGCACGCTCACGACTGGGACAGGATTCGAGCGGGTGTCGATCACGGTGGAGGGCTGGGCAAAGCCGCGCCCTCCCATTCCGCCGGTGCTCACCGGGGACATCCGGTACTTGGAGGTGACGCCCTCTAACGCCACGCTGAAGCCGCGCAAGGTCATCGTCTGGCTGCCGCCGGACTACAAGGACACCCCCACCCGTCGCTACCCCGTGCTGTACATGCACGATGGGCAGAACCTCATGGACGCCTCCACCGGCTTTAATGGGGAGTGGGGCGTGGACGAGACGGCGCAGCAACTCGTGACCGAGGGCCAGGTCGAGCCGCTCATCATCGTCGGCATCTACAACACCGTGGACCGCATCGCCGAGTACACGCAGGTGCCCGCAGCGCCCCAGCATGCCGAGGATTATCCCGATGCCGGACGGGCGGATCTGTATGGCCAGTTCCTCGTGGAGGAGCTGAAGCCGCTGATCGACAGCACCTATCGCACCAGGCCGGAAGGCCAGTACACGGGCCTGGCGGGCTCCTCGCTGGGAGGCCTGGTCTCCATGTATCTGGGGATGAAACACCCCGGTACCTTCACGCGGCTGGGCGTTATCTCCCCCTCCGTGTGGTGGGCAAATCAGAACATCATTACTCAGGTGAACGCGCTGCCCGGGAAGCTGCCGTTGCGCATCTGGGAGGACATCGGCACCGACGAGGGGGACAGCTCGCAGGACACGACGGAGACGGTCGAGGACGCACAGGCCCTGCGCGATGCGCTGGTGGCCAAGGGCTGGGGGGTGGACACGGACCTGAAGTACACCGTGGTGGAGGGTGGCCAGCACAATGAAGCAGCGTGGGCCGACCGCTTCGACCACATCCTCCGTTTCCTGTATCCGCAGCCGCCCCTCGTTCCCTGA
- the hslU gene encoding ATP-dependent protease ATPase subunit HslU, whose protein sequence is MAENRKMPAFTPREVVSELDRYIVGQTAAKRAVAIALRNRWRRQRVAEDLREEIHPKNIIMIGPTGVGKTEIARRLAKLAQAPFVKVEASKFTEVGYVGRDVESMVRDLVEAAIALVREEETEKVKPRALELAEDRLVEMLSGHGPKQAPPPPPFGFTPPPAASPSRLGEQEREKLRAQLRAGTLDDQEVDVETSDSAPTFLRNFTGHGMEEVGVNLQDLFKNMPGMNRTRRRKVRVPEALRLLQQEEAAKLVDTERVTRDALVRAESSGIIFIDEIDKIASRDGGGKGSGPDVSREGVQRDILPIVEGSTINTKYGQVKTDHMLFIAAGAFHVSKPSDLIPELQGRFPIRVELEPLSGQDLVRILREPRNSLIRQYTALLSTEGVELEFTDDAVEEIARIAQLANERTQNIGARRLHTVLERMLDEVSFGASEMGQRALRIDAAYVRERLASIVQDEDLSRYIL, encoded by the coding sequence GTGGCCGAGAACCGAAAGATGCCCGCCTTCACGCCCCGCGAGGTGGTCAGCGAGCTGGACCGCTACATCGTCGGGCAGACCGCCGCCAAGCGCGCCGTCGCCATCGCCCTGCGCAACCGCTGGCGCCGCCAGCGCGTCGCCGAGGACCTCCGCGAGGAGATCCACCCGAAGAACATCATCATGATCGGCCCCACCGGCGTGGGGAAGACGGAGATCGCCCGGCGGCTGGCCAAGCTCGCCCAGGCCCCCTTCGTCAAGGTGGAGGCCTCCAAGTTCACCGAGGTGGGCTACGTCGGCCGCGACGTGGAGTCCATGGTGCGCGACCTGGTCGAGGCGGCCATCGCGCTGGTGCGCGAGGAGGAGACCGAGAAGGTGAAGCCCCGCGCCCTGGAGCTGGCCGAGGACCGCCTGGTGGAGATGCTCTCCGGCCATGGGCCGAAGCAGGCGCCCCCTCCGCCGCCCTTCGGTTTCACGCCCCCGCCGGCGGCCTCCCCGTCCCGGCTGGGCGAGCAGGAGCGCGAGAAGCTGCGCGCCCAGCTGCGCGCCGGCACGCTGGATGACCAGGAGGTGGACGTGGAGACCTCGGACTCCGCCCCCACGTTCCTGCGCAACTTCACCGGCCACGGCATGGAGGAGGTGGGCGTCAACCTCCAGGATCTGTTCAAGAACATGCCGGGGATGAACCGCACCCGGCGCCGCAAGGTCCGCGTCCCCGAGGCCCTGCGGCTCCTCCAGCAGGAGGAGGCCGCGAAGCTGGTGGACACCGAGCGGGTGACGCGCGATGCGCTCGTCCGCGCCGAGTCCAGCGGGATCATTTTCATCGACGAGATCGACAAGATCGCCAGCCGGGACGGCGGCGGGAAGGGCTCGGGGCCGGATGTCTCCCGCGAGGGCGTCCAGCGCGACATCCTGCCCATCGTCGAGGGCTCCACCATCAACACCAAGTACGGCCAGGTGAAGACCGACCACATGCTCTTCATCGCCGCGGGGGCCTTCCACGTCTCCAAGCCGAGCGATCTCATCCCCGAGCTCCAGGGCCGCTTCCCCATCCGCGTGGAGCTGGAGCCGCTGAGCGGGCAGGACCTGGTGCGCATTCTCCGCGAGCCGCGCAATTCGCTCATCCGCCAGTACACCGCGCTGCTGTCCACCGAGGGCGTGGAGCTGGAGTTCACGGACGACGCCGTGGAGGAGATCGCCCGCATCGCCCAGCTGGCCAACGAGCGCACGCAGAACATCGGGGCCCGGCGGCTGCACACGGTGCTGGAGCGGATGCTGGATGAGGTGTCCTTCGGCGCCAGCGAGATGGGGCAGCGGGCCCTGAGGATCGACGCCGCCTATGTCCGGGAGCGGCTCGCCTCCATCGTTCAAGACGAAGATCTCTCGCGCTATATCCTGTAG
- a CDS encoding aldo/keto reductase — translation MKQSRRDLLKFAGAAAVASSLAEAAPKSPASGGIPKRLLGKTGVEVSCLALGGHHIGTLPDVKASVRLIHQAIDAGITFMDNAWDYHDGRSELWMGEALKDRRDRVFLMTKCCSHGRDKRTAIEQLEASLRRLKTDHLDLWQIHEVAWDDDPEKHFMKDGAVEALAQAKKEGKVRFIGFTGHKSPELHLKMLSHGFPFDTVQMPINAFDSQFRSFQKEVLPELAKQGIAGIGMKSLNGSGAPIKQGLLTVEEALRYALSQPIATLVSGIDSEKVLRQNLAIVQRFKPMTPEEMKALEQRLAPKAQDGGLELYKTTRKFEGPVGRAQHGMSAEG, via the coding sequence ATGAAGCAGAGCCGCCGTGACCTGCTGAAGTTCGCTGGAGCCGCCGCCGTCGCGAGCAGCCTGGCCGAGGCCGCCCCGAAGAGCCCCGCGTCCGGAGGCATTCCCAAGCGCCTCCTGGGCAAGACGGGCGTGGAGGTCTCCTGCCTCGCGCTGGGAGGGCACCACATCGGGACGCTGCCGGACGTGAAGGCCTCCGTGCGCCTCATCCACCAGGCCATCGACGCGGGCATCACCTTCATGGACAACGCGTGGGACTATCACGACGGCCGCAGCGAGCTGTGGATGGGCGAGGCGCTGAAGGACCGCCGGGACCGCGTCTTCCTGATGACCAAGTGCTGCAGCCACGGCCGGGACAAGCGCACCGCGATCGAACAGCTGGAGGCCTCGCTGCGCCGCCTGAAGACGGACCACCTGGACCTGTGGCAGATCCACGAGGTGGCCTGGGACGATGACCCGGAGAAGCACTTCATGAAGGACGGGGCGGTGGAGGCGCTGGCCCAGGCGAAGAAGGAGGGCAAGGTGCGCTTCATCGGCTTCACGGGCCACAAGTCCCCCGAGCTGCACCTGAAGATGCTCTCGCACGGCTTCCCCTTCGACACCGTGCAGATGCCCATCAACGCCTTCGACTCCCAGTTCCGCAGCTTCCAGAAGGAGGTGCTGCCGGAGCTGGCCAAGCAGGGCATCGCGGGCATCGGCATGAAGTCGCTGAACGGCTCGGGCGCGCCCATCAAGCAGGGCCTGCTCACGGTGGAGGAGGCCCTGCGCTACGCGCTCAGCCAGCCCATCGCCACGCTCGTCAGCGGCATCGACTCGGAGAAGGTACTGCGCCAGAACCTGGCCATCGTCCAGCGCTTCAAGCCGATGACGCCCGAGGAGATGAAGGCCCTCGAGCAGCGCCTGGCCCCGAAGGCCCAGGACGGCGGGCTGGAGCTCTACAAGACGACCCGCAAGTTCGAGGGGCCCGTCGGCCGCGCCCAGCACGGCATGTCCGCCGAGGGCTGA
- a CDS encoding acetylornithine transaminase: MRGTDLQTPDPDLTPAIPAPTSSQASSGVWIEKAKAHLLQNYKQQPIVLVRGRGSRVWDADGRSYLDLLGGIATCALGHCHPEVVAAVKAQVETLWHVSNAFYSEPQIELAAQLTALSGLPRAFFCNSGAEANEALLKLARRVMKDRGHPERFEVLTFENSFHGRTLATVTATGQAKYQKGFEPLPAGFQHVPYGNLEAVRQRVGPQTAAILVEPVQGEGGVRAAPPGFLKALRALCDEKGLLLLVDEVQTGMGRTGKLFAFQHDGIQPDAISLAKALGNGLPIGAMLCSEEAAKSLPSGTHGSTFGGNLVSATAANVVVRLIREPQMLREVAEKGEYFLARGRELQARLPTLIQDVRGRGLLAGIELHQEAAPIVTRCREQGLLLNAAGEKTLRFAPAFTVTREELDEGLRILERVLTPA; the protein is encoded by the coding sequence CTGAGAGGAACCGACTTGCAGACTCCCGATCCCGATCTCACCCCCGCCATTCCGGCGCCGACCTCCTCGCAGGCTTCGAGTGGCGTGTGGATCGAGAAGGCCAAGGCCCACCTGCTGCAGAACTACAAGCAGCAGCCCATCGTCTTGGTCCGGGGCCGTGGCTCGCGCGTGTGGGATGCCGATGGGCGCTCGTATCTGGATCTGCTGGGCGGAATCGCCACGTGCGCGCTCGGGCACTGCCACCCCGAAGTCGTGGCCGCCGTGAAGGCGCAGGTGGAGACCCTGTGGCATGTCTCCAACGCCTTCTACTCGGAGCCGCAGATCGAGCTGGCCGCCCAGCTCACCGCGCTCTCGGGGCTGCCGCGCGCCTTCTTCTGCAACTCGGGGGCGGAGGCCAACGAGGCGCTCCTCAAGCTGGCGCGCCGGGTGATGAAGGACCGGGGCCACCCCGAGCGCTTCGAAGTGCTCACGTTCGAGAACTCTTTCCACGGCCGCACGCTGGCCACCGTCACCGCCACCGGCCAGGCCAAGTACCAGAAGGGCTTCGAGCCGCTGCCCGCGGGCTTCCAGCACGTCCCGTACGGCAACCTGGAGGCGGTGCGCCAGCGCGTGGGCCCCCAGACGGCCGCCATCCTGGTGGAGCCCGTGCAGGGCGAGGGTGGGGTGCGCGCCGCGCCTCCGGGTTTCCTCAAGGCCCTGCGCGCGTTGTGTGACGAGAAGGGTCTCCTGTTGCTCGTGGACGAGGTGCAGACGGGCATGGGCCGCACCGGCAAGCTCTTCGCCTTCCAGCACGACGGCATCCAGCCGGATGCCATCAGCCTGGCGAAGGCGCTCGGCAACGGGCTGCCCATCGGGGCGATGCTCTGCTCGGAAGAGGCGGCCAAGAGCCTGCCTTCCGGGACGCACGGCTCCACCTTTGGCGGCAACCTCGTGTCCGCCACCGCCGCCAACGTCGTGGTCCGCCTCATCCGCGAGCCGCAGATGCTCCGCGAGGTGGCGGAGAAGGGCGAGTACTTCCTGGCCCGGGGCCGGGAGCTCCAGGCCCGCCTGCCCACCCTCATCCAGGACGTGCGCGGCCGGGGGTTGCTCGCCGGCATCGAGCTCCACCAGGAGGCCGCCCCCATCGTCACCCGCTGCCGCGAGCAAGGGCTGCTGCTGAATGCCGCGGGTGAGAAGACCCTTCGTTTCGCTCCCGCGTTCACGGTGACCCGGGAGGAGTTGGATGAAGGCCTGCGAATCCTCGAGCGGGTGCTCACCCCCGCCTGA
- a CDS encoding alpha/beta hydrolase, whose translation MRASLSLATWVLFLTCASCASHRPVPKPPPVAPGEAFTLPSAILQETRRINVYVPPRSAQEDAGRYPVLYMPDGGLAEDFPHVAETVDAAIRAGQLRQVFVVGIENTERRRDMTGPTEVAEDRAIAPRVGGSAAFRRFLREELMPEVRRRYPVTDETAIIGESLAGLFIVETFFLEPELFGTFIALSPSLWWNGEELVRKAGERLQARPELRGGLYLASADEDNIVPAAARLAETLRASAPAGLRWRYEPRPDLRHDNIYRSLAPRVLRQWLPLGPSPVAP comes from the coding sequence ATGCGAGCTTCTCTGTCCCTGGCCACGTGGGTCCTGTTCCTCACGTGCGCCTCCTGTGCCTCCCACCGGCCGGTGCCCAAGCCCCCGCCGGTGGCGCCGGGCGAGGCCTTCACCCTCCCATCCGCGATTCTCCAGGAGACCCGGCGCATCAACGTCTATGTGCCGCCGCGCTCCGCCCAGGAGGACGCCGGGCGCTATCCGGTGCTGTACATGCCCGATGGCGGGCTGGCGGAGGACTTCCCTCACGTCGCCGAGACCGTCGATGCCGCCATCCGGGCAGGACAGCTCCGGCAGGTGTTCGTGGTGGGCATCGAGAACACGGAGCGCCGGCGCGACATGACCGGCCCCACGGAGGTGGCCGAGGACCGGGCAATCGCCCCCCGGGTGGGCGGCTCGGCCGCGTTCCGGCGCTTCCTCCGTGAGGAGTTGATGCCGGAGGTGCGCCGCCGCTACCCCGTGACGGACGAGACCGCCATCATCGGCGAGTCCCTGGCGGGGCTCTTCATCGTCGAGACGTTCTTCCTGGAGCCGGAGCTGTTCGGCACCTTCATCGCCCTGAGCCCCAGCCTGTGGTGGAACGGCGAGGAGCTGGTGCGCAAGGCGGGCGAGCGCCTCCAGGCCCGGCCGGAGCTGCGCGGTGGGCTGTACCTGGCGTCCGCCGACGAGGACAACATCGTCCCGGCCGCCGCGCGCCTGGCGGAGACGCTCCGCGCGAGCGCCCCGGCGGGGCTGAGGTGGCGGTACGAGCCCCGGCCGGATCTGCGCCACGACAACATCTACCGTTCCCTGGCCCCGCGGGTGTTGCGGCAGTGGCTCCCGCTGGGGCCCTCTCCCGTGGCGCCTTAG
- a CDS encoding DUF7594 domain-containing protein, translated as MALLGTAVACGTADGEGEVPRPEGVTTPDMRVLPEDASPVASNAMRFFAEADAYVQEAKPSTNFGGAPLLEVDGSPRSETYLRFAVTGLTRSVVSAKLRVFNTNPSSHGPTVYATGATWNEHGVTWATRPARQGTAVVTAGPVPIDTWVELDVTPLVSSNGTVSLALIPTGTDGADFRSREAGARAPELVVTQAPGGTPLPGGTFTVGAVADAYTDSDHTYVNFNTHELRVDGAPSRMDSYLRFALPGQSGDVVSAKLRLFALKGSVQGPSVWTTSVDWAETSIGADLEPVASTGSFLQAGAVAEGKWLELDVTAAFLGGPTVSFGLMPQGSDGMSFAAREHPNAAWRPQLVVKTERATCTPAPGDSPVSGTFRGGQSWGGPGEHGAQGVATDAQGHRVFIAYYDGSVDFGGGPLPNQGTGAISDNDVALVKQTAQGQHLWSKGLGAPGSSVIGADVVMNAAGQIALVGSSSAGVNLGAGGVAAGGFVAKYSPEGALLWAHAVGGPLRDAAIDAGGQVFAVGEAEGSPAATVRVLKFSATGTLLWDQRFTATESVRGTALAVGPSGEVAVGGSYSGTMTVGSTVLPANPAAPFLLKLLPSGQVAWARGIPADSYPYAERGFLDLAVAPDGAIAGVGAFSQWIRLGSEQRYSAGMYSGFLLVVEPDGSDRWWRWMGNADGTFTRGVAFDSAGDVVVMGTFRGPLDFGGGMLTTAANSGNPFEGLFVAKYRQACGEHRWSQQQSHGGYVWAHGLSVAPDRSISLTGLHFGGFGEGFPEDADGSSRAMILHFAP; from the coding sequence ATGGCCCTGCTGGGGACAGCGGTGGCGTGTGGAACGGCGGACGGGGAGGGCGAGGTGCCCCGTCCGGAAGGTGTCACGACACCCGACATGCGCGTCCTGCCGGAGGACGCCAGCCCGGTGGCCAGCAACGCGATGCGCTTCTTCGCCGAGGCCGATGCGTACGTGCAGGAGGCCAAGCCCTCCACGAACTTTGGCGGTGCGCCGCTGCTCGAGGTGGATGGGTCGCCTCGAAGCGAGACGTACCTGCGCTTCGCCGTGACGGGGCTGACCCGTTCCGTGGTGAGCGCGAAGCTGCGGGTGTTCAACACCAACCCGTCCTCTCACGGGCCCACCGTCTACGCCACGGGCGCCACCTGGAACGAGCACGGGGTGACCTGGGCCACCCGTCCTGCCCGCCAGGGCACGGCGGTGGTGACGGCGGGGCCGGTGCCCATCGACACGTGGGTGGAGCTGGATGTGACGCCGCTGGTGAGCAGCAATGGCACCGTCTCGCTCGCGCTCATTCCCACCGGTACCGACGGGGCCGATTTCCGTTCCCGGGAGGCGGGCGCCCGCGCGCCCGAGCTCGTGGTGACGCAGGCCCCCGGGGGAACGCCCCTCCCTGGGGGGACTTTCACCGTGGGCGCGGTGGCGGATGCGTACACGGACAGCGACCACACGTACGTCAACTTCAACACGCACGAGCTGCGCGTGGATGGTGCCCCCAGCCGGATGGACAGCTACCTGCGCTTCGCGCTTCCGGGGCAGAGCGGGGATGTGGTGAGCGCGAAGCTGCGGCTGTTCGCCCTCAAGGGTTCCGTGCAGGGCCCCTCGGTCTGGACCACCTCCGTGGACTGGGCCGAGACGTCCATTGGCGCGGACCTGGAGCCCGTTGCCAGCACCGGCTCCTTCCTGCAGGCGGGGGCGGTGGCGGAGGGCAAGTGGCTGGAGCTGGACGTCACCGCGGCGTTCCTGGGCGGCCCCACCGTCTCCTTCGGGCTCATGCCCCAGGGCAGCGACGGGATGTCTTTTGCCGCCCGGGAGCACCCGAATGCCGCCTGGCGGCCCCAGCTCGTGGTGAAGACCGAGCGGGCCACCTGCACGCCCGCCCCGGGCGACAGTCCGGTCAGTGGCACCTTTCGCGGGGGGCAGTCGTGGGGCGGACCGGGGGAGCATGGCGCCCAGGGCGTGGCCACGGATGCCCAGGGCCACCGCGTGTTCATCGCCTACTACGACGGCAGCGTGGACTTTGGCGGGGGCCCCCTTCCCAACCAGGGCACGGGGGCCATCTCCGACAATGATGTCGCGCTGGTGAAGCAGACCGCGCAGGGCCAGCACCTCTGGTCGAAGGGGCTCGGTGCGCCGGGCAGCTCGGTGATTGGCGCGGACGTGGTGATGAACGCCGCGGGCCAGATCGCCCTGGTGGGCAGCTCCAGCGCGGGCGTGAACCTGGGCGCGGGGGGGGTGGCCGCCGGTGGGTTCGTGGCGAAGTACTCTCCCGAGGGCGCGCTGCTGTGGGCCCACGCCGTGGGCGGTCCCCTCCGCGATGCCGCCATCGACGCCGGGGGACAGGTGTTCGCGGTGGGCGAGGCGGAGGGGAGTCCTGCGGCCACGGTGCGGGTGCTCAAGTTCTCGGCCACCGGCACGCTCCTGTGGGACCAGCGCTTCACCGCCACGGAGTCCGTCCGGGGCACGGCGCTGGCCGTGGGGCCCTCTGGGGAGGTCGCCGTGGGGGGCTCCTACTCGGGCACGATGACGGTGGGCTCCACCGTGCTCCCCGCGAATCCGGCCGCGCCGTTCCTGCTGAAGCTCCTGCCGTCCGGCCAGGTGGCCTGGGCCCGGGGCATTCCCGCGGATTCCTATCCCTATGCCGAGCGGGGCTTCTTGGATCTCGCGGTGGCGCCCGATGGGGCGATCGCGGGCGTGGGCGCCTTCTCCCAGTGGATCCGCCTCGGCTCGGAGCAGCGTTACTCCGCCGGTATGTACAGTGGCTTCCTTCTGGTCGTGGAGCCGGATGGGAGTGACCGGTGGTGGCGGTGGATGGGCAACGCGGACGGCACGTTCACCCGGGGGGTGGCCTTCGATTCCGCGGGGGACGTGGTGGTGATGGGGACCTTCCGGGGGCCGCTCGACTTCGGGGGCGGAATGCTCACCACCGCGGCGAACTCCGGGAATCCCTTCGAGGGGCTCTTCGTCGCCAAGTACCGTCAGGCGTGTGGGGAGCACCGCTGGAGCCAGCAGCAGTCTCACGGGGGCTATGTCTGGGCCCACGGGCTCTCTGTGGCGCCGGACCGGAGCATCTCGCTCACGGGGCTCCACTTCGGCGGCTTCGGAGAGGGGTTCCCCGAGGACGCGGACGGCAGCAGCCGGGCGATGATTCTCCACTTCGCCCCGTAA